From a region of the Agromyces ramosus genome:
- a CDS encoding DUF1304 domain-containing protein, translating to MAVIGSIVVALAALLHGYIFLMESVWWTRPATWKRFGVADQAAADTTKPMAYNQGFYNLFLGLGAAVGLVLYWAGETDAGKTLVLFTTACMVLAALVLTTTGRGYLRPALIQGTLPLIGFVLFALA from the coding sequence ATGGCAGTCATCGGAAGCATCGTCGTCGCCCTTGCCGCACTGCTGCACGGCTACATCTTCCTCATGGAGAGCGTGTGGTGGACCCGCCCCGCGACGTGGAAGCGCTTCGGCGTCGCCGACCAGGCCGCAGCCGACACGACGAAGCCGATGGCGTACAACCAGGGCTTCTACAACCTGTTCCTCGGCCTCGGCGCGGCCGTCGGGCTGGTGCTCTACTGGGCCGGCGAGACCGACGCGGGCAAGACGCTCGTGCTCTTCACGACGGCATGCATGGTGCTCGCGGCGCTCGTGCTCACCACGACCGGGCGCGGCTACCTGAGGCCGGCCCTCATCCAGGGCACGCTGCCGCTCATCGGCTTCGTGCTGTTCGCGCTCGCCTGA
- a CDS encoding ABC transporter permease translates to MAFVRAIGAEFQKVFTTRMWWLIAILLAAYVALMAGGLGAFFGWASANPDAAASAGGNTSLPPGLDLAPLIYSFASSIGYVFPVLLGALAVTGEFRHKTLTPTFLAEPHRTSVLSAKFLSQLVVGAGLGVIAFAVSVGAGAAALAGFGLDTGLDSSDIWALVGRGILAMALWGAIGVGLGTLVTNQVAAIVIVIAFTQFVEPILRVASSLSDITANIGKFLPGAASDALVGASFYNIAATGGAVTLEWWQGGLVLLGIAVVATVIGGATTWRRDVS, encoded by the coding sequence ATGGCGTTCGTCCGCGCGATCGGTGCCGAGTTCCAGAAGGTCTTCACGACCCGCATGTGGTGGCTCATCGCCATCCTGCTCGCTGCGTACGTCGCACTCATGGCGGGCGGGCTGGGCGCGTTCTTCGGCTGGGCGAGCGCGAATCCGGATGCAGCGGCATCCGCCGGCGGAAACACCTCCCTGCCCCCCGGCCTCGACCTCGCCCCCCTGATCTACAGCTTCGCCTCATCGATCGGGTACGTGTTCCCGGTGCTCCTCGGCGCCCTCGCGGTCACCGGCGAGTTCCGGCACAAGACGCTCACGCCCACCTTCCTCGCCGAGCCGCACCGCACCTCCGTGCTCTCGGCGAAGTTCCTGTCGCAGCTCGTCGTCGGAGCCGGGCTCGGCGTCATCGCCTTCGCGGTGTCCGTCGGCGCGGGCGCCGCGGCGCTCGCGGGCTTCGGGCTCGACACGGGCCTCGACTCGAGCGACATCTGGGCGCTCGTCGGCCGCGGCATCCTCGCCATGGCGCTCTGGGGCGCGATCGGCGTGGGGCTCGGCACGCTCGTGACCAACCAGGTCGCTGCGATCGTCATCGTCATCGCGTTCACGCAGTTCGTCGAGCCGATCCTGCGCGTCGCGTCTTCGTTGAGTGACATCACGGCGAACATCGGCAAGTTCCTCCCAGGGGCGGCGAGTGACGCACTCGTCGGGGCGTCGTTCTACAACATCGCCGCAACCGGAGGCGCGGTGACGCTCGAGTGGTGGCAGGGCGGCCTCGTGCTGCTCGGCATCGCGGTCGTCGCGACCGTCATCGGCGGAGCGACCACCTGGCGGCGGGACGTGTCGTAA
- a CDS encoding isocitrate lyase/PEP mutase family protein, producing MTLAETAAELRRLHTAPELLQVVNVWDVASAKAIAALPETRAIATASHSIAATFGYADGEQIPVELMLDMCGRIARSVEVPVSADLEAGYGDPGETIRRAIGEGIAGANLEDQLKPLADSVAAVAAAVAAADAEGVPFALNARTDAWLRGNERPREVWIADAIERGRAFLDAGATCVFVPGSFGDDEIDELVAGIGERRVSVIGIGDIPLPSRLQELGVARVSYGPATQRVALGALQDVAAELYAGGRLPRGIRPLN from the coding sequence ATGACCCTCGCTGAGACTGCCGCCGAACTCCGCCGCCTGCACACCGCGCCCGAGCTGCTCCAGGTGGTGAACGTGTGGGACGTCGCGAGCGCCAAGGCGATCGCCGCGCTCCCCGAGACCCGCGCCATCGCGACGGCGAGTCACTCGATCGCCGCCACCTTCGGCTACGCCGACGGCGAGCAGATCCCCGTCGAGCTGATGCTCGACATGTGCGGGCGCATCGCACGATCCGTCGAGGTGCCGGTGAGCGCCGACCTCGAGGCCGGCTACGGCGACCCGGGCGAGACGATCCGCCGGGCGATCGGCGAGGGCATCGCCGGAGCCAACCTCGAAGACCAGCTGAAGCCGCTCGCCGACTCCGTCGCCGCGGTCGCCGCCGCCGTCGCCGCGGCCGACGCCGAGGGCGTCCCGTTCGCGCTGAACGCCCGCACCGACGCGTGGCTGCGCGGCAACGAGCGCCCCCGCGAGGTCTGGATCGCCGACGCCATCGAGCGCGGCCGTGCCTTCCTCGACGCCGGCGCGACCTGCGTCTTCGTGCCCGGCAGCTTCGGCGACGACGAGATCGACGAGCTCGTCGCCGGCATCGGCGAACGGCGCGTCAGCGTGATCGGCATCGGCGACATCCCCCTGCCGTCACGCCTGCAGGAGCTCGGTGTCGCCCGCGTCTCATACGGCCCGGCCACCCAGCGGGTGGCGCTCGGCGCCCTGCAGGATGTCGCGGCCGAGCTCTACGCCGGTGGAAGACTGCCTCGCGGCATCCGACCGCTCAACTGA
- a CDS encoding cysteine desulfurase-like protein: MAYDVASIRSEFPSLESGWAQFDGPGGTQTPRAVGEAVASVLTGPLSNRGTIGESEERAEAAVHGFRLAMADLVNGHPRGIVHGRSATQLTYDFSRHLSKNWGPGDEVVVTRLDHDANVRPWVQAAERAGATVRWADFDPATGELTTDAVTAVLSERTRLVAVTAASNLIGTMPDVAAIAAAAHDAGALVYVDGVHFTAHELPDVATLGADFFTCSPYKFLGPHCGVLAAMPELLETIAPDKLLPATNAVPERFEFGTLPYEVLAGVTAAVDVLAGLATGATDAASSRRAKLATSYGALHVHEEELRARIESPLAELPGATVWSRAARRTPTLLATFAGHEASDLTKHLAARKVLAPSGNFYALEASRHLGLGDAGGLRVGLAPYTNADDVERLLDGLAEALGA; the protein is encoded by the coding sequence ATGGCCTACGACGTCGCCAGCATCCGGTCGGAGTTCCCCTCGCTCGAGAGCGGGTGGGCGCAGTTCGACGGGCCTGGCGGCACGCAGACGCCGCGGGCGGTGGGCGAGGCCGTGGCATCCGTGCTCACCGGGCCGCTCTCGAACCGCGGAACGATCGGCGAGTCCGAGGAGCGCGCCGAGGCGGCGGTGCACGGGTTCCGGCTCGCGATGGCCGACCTCGTGAACGGGCACCCCCGCGGCATCGTGCACGGACGCAGCGCCACCCAGCTCACCTACGACTTCTCACGGCACCTCTCGAAGAACTGGGGCCCGGGTGACGAGGTGGTCGTCACCCGGCTCGACCACGACGCGAACGTGCGGCCGTGGGTGCAGGCGGCGGAGCGCGCGGGCGCGACGGTTCGCTGGGCCGACTTCGACCCGGCCACGGGCGAGCTGACGACGGATGCCGTGACCGCCGTCCTCTCTGAGCGCACGCGCCTCGTCGCCGTGACGGCGGCGTCGAACCTCATCGGCACGATGCCCGACGTTGCCGCGATCGCCGCAGCGGCACACGACGCCGGCGCCCTCGTGTACGTCGACGGCGTGCACTTCACCGCGCACGAGCTGCCCGACGTCGCCACGCTCGGCGCCGACTTCTTCACGTGCTCGCCCTACAAGTTCCTCGGTCCGCACTGCGGGGTGCTCGCCGCGATGCCCGAGCTGCTCGAGACGATCGCGCCCGACAAGCTCCTGCCCGCCACGAACGCCGTGCCCGAGCGGTTCGAGTTCGGCACGCTGCCCTACGAGGTGCTCGCGGGCGTCACCGCGGCCGTCGACGTGCTCGCGGGGCTCGCAACCGGGGCGACGGATGCCGCCAGCTCGCGCCGCGCGAAGCTCGCGACGTCGTACGGCGCGTTGCACGTGCACGAGGAGGAGCTACGCGCACGCATCGAGTCGCCGCTCGCCGAGCTTCCGGGCGCGACCGTGTGGTCGCGCGCGGCGCGGCGCACCCCCACGCTCCTCGCGACGTTCGCCGGCCACGAGGCATCCGACCTCACGAAGCACCTCGCCGCACGCAAGGTGCTCGCGCCGAGCGGCAACTTCTACGCCCTCGAGGCGTCGCGCCACCTCGGCCTCGGCGATGCCGGCGGCCTGCGCGTCGGCCTCGCGCCGTACACGAACGCCGACGACGTCGAGCGCCTGCTCGACGGGCTCGCGGAGGCGCTGGGCGCCTGA
- a CDS encoding sugar transferase: MSTVTEAVEFGPPALPPRRARTHLRLVTPDDGSAVVSNRAWASRYRARLIVCDVLVVVATAIGAFQAALLLTAEPSVAATMTAPAALAAAVWLSSLAVFRTRDERLFAVGAGEYKRMLSASTIAIGIMAIAVLSLEVTAPRPYLLVAWTLGVPLLLLERWGWRRWLNHERQEGRALPSAVVVGDADDVAEVITRMNRGPVVYAVAGVAIEAPDQGTFLRAGQRSFPILGPPAGVVAEADRIGARAVIVAGGTSGDCAFVKRLGWQLEGTSMELVLATRLTEVAGPRIHFQIIDDLPLMHVDIPRFEGGKHVAKRGLDIAGAAIGLVALAPLLLAIALTVRLDSPGGAIFRQERIGRNGRVFTLLKFRSMNATAEQELAALLERNEGSGVLFKLHDDPRITRVGHVLRKYSLDELPQLWNVLVGDMSLVGPRPPLASEVAGYEAHVRRRLYLKPGLTGPWQVSGRSDLDWEESVRLDLHYIENWSLVGDLMLLWRTMHVVLHPVGAY; this comes from the coding sequence GTGAGCACCGTGACTGAGGCGGTGGAGTTCGGCCCCCCGGCTCTGCCGCCTCGCCGCGCACGGACCCACCTGAGGCTGGTCACGCCGGATGACGGATCCGCGGTCGTCTCGAACCGCGCGTGGGCGTCGCGTTATCGCGCCCGACTCATCGTCTGCGACGTGCTGGTGGTCGTGGCGACCGCGATCGGCGCGTTCCAGGCGGCGCTCCTCCTCACCGCCGAACCGTCGGTGGCCGCCACGATGACGGCACCGGCGGCGCTCGCGGCCGCGGTGTGGCTCTCCTCGCTCGCGGTCTTCCGCACTCGCGACGAGCGCCTCTTCGCGGTCGGCGCCGGCGAGTACAAGCGCATGCTCAGCGCGAGCACGATCGCGATCGGCATCATGGCCATCGCCGTCCTGAGCCTCGAGGTCACGGCGCCCAGACCCTACCTCCTCGTGGCCTGGACCCTCGGCGTGCCGCTCCTGCTGCTCGAACGATGGGGCTGGCGCCGATGGCTGAACCACGAGCGTCAGGAGGGCAGGGCGCTGCCGAGCGCCGTCGTCGTCGGCGACGCCGACGACGTGGCGGAGGTCATCACGCGGATGAACCGGGGTCCGGTCGTGTACGCCGTGGCCGGGGTCGCGATCGAGGCGCCGGACCAGGGCACGTTCCTTCGTGCCGGCCAGCGTTCGTTCCCGATCCTCGGGCCTCCGGCGGGAGTCGTCGCCGAAGCCGACCGGATCGGCGCCCGGGCAGTGATCGTGGCCGGCGGGACATCCGGAGACTGCGCCTTCGTGAAGCGGCTCGGCTGGCAGCTCGAGGGCACGTCGATGGAGCTCGTGCTCGCAACCCGCCTGACCGAGGTCGCGGGCCCCCGCATCCACTTCCAGATCATCGACGACCTCCCACTCATGCACGTCGACATCCCGCGCTTCGAAGGCGGCAAGCACGTCGCCAAGCGCGGGCTCGACATCGCGGGCGCCGCCATCGGCCTGGTCGCGCTTGCGCCGCTGCTCCTCGCGATCGCCCTCACCGTCCGGCTCGACAGCCCCGGTGGTGCGATCTTCCGACAGGAGCGGATCGGCCGCAACGGGCGTGTCTTCACGCTCCTGAAGTTCCGTTCGATGAACGCGACCGCCGAGCAAGAACTCGCGGCGCTGCTCGAACGGAACGAGGGCAGCGGCGTGCTGTTCAAGTTGCACGACGATCCGCGCATCACGCGCGTCGGCCACGTGCTGCGCAAGTACTCGCTCGACGAGCTGCCGCAGCTCTGGAACGTCCTCGTCGGCGACATGAGCCTCGTCGGCCCGAGGCCGCCGCTCGCGAGCGAGGTCGCGGGCTACGAAGCCCACGTGCGCCGGCGTCTCTACCTGAAGCCGGGCCTCACCGGCCCGTGGCAGGTGAGCGGGCGATCCGACCTCGATTGGGAGGAGAGCGTTCGGCTCGACCTGCACTACATCGAGAACTGGTCGCTCGTCGGCGACCTCATGCTGCTCTGGCGCACGATGCACGTCGTGCTCCACCCCGTCGGGGCGTATTGA
- a CDS encoding winged helix DNA-binding domain-containing protein: protein MELAELRQLRLRVQGLRAPFDESAPEVVRRFVAVQAQEFLPAQWGLAARVPRGSRPDAASIAASLDAGEILRTHVLRPTWHFLHPADARWVLELSAERVHRANGTYYRRTGIEGPDAAKGLDLVAAALAGGHRTRAELVADLDAGGMPSAGLAFTYLMMLAELERVAISGANSGKQRTYAAFDERVPPSAPKPRDEALADLAARFIASRSPVTDRDFSAWSSFTLGDTRQAFADAAAASDGRIEPIEVDGVVHWLDAALAADAGRGEPLAGDSSAGGSEVVDLLQAYDEYIMGYAAPRAYLLPAALDTVHAETALHALMVDGVMAGRWAPITQGRRAVVRIVPWRPFTPSEDRALAASVADVERFLGEPVTVERDAPNGP, encoded by the coding sequence GTGGAGCTCGCGGAGCTGCGGCAGCTGCGCCTGCGGGTGCAGGGACTCCGTGCGCCGTTCGACGAGTCCGCCCCCGAGGTCGTGCGCCGATTCGTGGCGGTCCAGGCACAGGAGTTCCTGCCCGCGCAGTGGGGGCTCGCCGCGCGGGTGCCGCGCGGGTCACGGCCGGATGCGGCATCCATCGCCGCCTCGCTCGACGCCGGCGAGATCCTCCGCACGCACGTGCTGCGCCCGACGTGGCATTTCCTGCACCCCGCCGACGCCCGGTGGGTGCTCGAACTCTCCGCGGAGCGGGTGCACCGCGCGAACGGGACGTACTACCGGCGCACCGGCATCGAGGGGCCGGATGCCGCGAAGGGCCTCGATCTCGTCGCCGCCGCGCTCGCGGGCGGGCATCGCACACGAGCCGAGCTCGTCGCGGACCTCGACGCCGGCGGGATGCCCTCGGCCGGGCTCGCGTTCACGTACCTCATGATGCTCGCCGAGCTCGAGCGGGTCGCGATCAGCGGCGCCAACTCCGGCAAGCAGCGCACGTACGCGGCGTTCGACGAGCGCGTTCCGCCGTCGGCGCCGAAGCCGCGCGACGAGGCACTCGCCGATCTCGCGGCGCGGTTCATCGCCTCCCGGAGCCCCGTGACCGACCGCGACTTCTCGGCGTGGTCGAGCTTCACCCTCGGCGACACCCGGCAGGCGTTCGCGGATGCCGCAGCGGCGAGCGACGGTCGCATCGAGCCGATCGAGGTCGACGGAGTCGTGCACTGGCTCGACGCGGCGCTGGCGGCGGACGCCGGGCGGGGTGAGCCTCTCGCGGGCGACTCGAGTGCCGGCGGCTCGGAGGTCGTCGACCTGCTGCAGGCGTACGACGAGTACATCATGGGGTACGCCGCGCCCCGCGCGTACCTGCTCCCGGCCGCTCTCGACACGGTGCACGCCGAGACCGCGCTCCACGCGCTGATGGTCGACGGGGTGATGGCGGGTCGTTGGGCGCCGATCACGCAAGGCCGGCGAGCCGTGGTGCGCATCGTGCCGTGGCGACCGTTCACGCCGAGCGAGGATCGTGCGCTCGCGGCATCCGTCGCCGACGTCGAGCGATTTCTCGGCGAGCCCGTCACGGTCGAGCGGGACGCGCCGAACGGGCCCTGA
- a CDS encoding WecB/TagA/CpsF family glycosyltransferase gives MTARTDTTTRLRLGGVPVDLIRLDEAIGEISARFTDASRRPLGVASINLDHIHHFGDARGGAGQPLHSGEAAPVEWLNLVDGAPIAAAARRITRADWPRLAGSDLIDALLDRAEAAHVSVGFLGGSHEAHDMLAQRLPERHPALRVAGSWSPDRSELTDDDASLQIAEDISVHGTDVLVVCLGKPRQELWIERYGPRTGAHVLLAFGAVVDFLAGRVSRAPGWVAGHGLEWAWRLALEPRRLAHRYLVDGPSAYLTLRRSIAPAIERRRAVGAEGRAVG, from the coding sequence GTGACTGCGCGCACCGACACCACGACCCGTCTCCGCCTCGGCGGCGTTCCCGTCGACCTCATCCGATTGGACGAGGCGATCGGCGAGATCTCGGCGAGGTTCACGGATGCCTCGCGCCGGCCCCTCGGCGTCGCCTCGATCAACCTCGACCACATCCACCACTTCGGCGACGCACGCGGCGGCGCCGGGCAGCCGTTGCACTCGGGCGAGGCCGCTCCGGTGGAGTGGCTCAACCTCGTCGACGGCGCGCCGATCGCTGCGGCGGCCCGCCGGATCACCCGTGCCGACTGGCCTCGGCTCGCCGGCAGCGACCTCATCGACGCGCTGCTCGATCGAGCCGAGGCCGCCCACGTCTCGGTCGGATTCCTCGGCGGATCGCACGAGGCGCACGACATGCTCGCGCAGCGCCTACCCGAGCGACACCCGGCGCTGCGTGTCGCGGGCTCCTGGTCGCCCGATCGCAGTGAACTCACCGACGACGACGCCTCCCTGCAGATCGCCGAGGACATCTCCGTGCACGGTACCGACGTGCTGGTCGTGTGCCTCGGCAAGCCTCGCCAGGAGCTCTGGATCGAGCGCTACGGGCCCCGTACGGGGGCGCACGTGCTCCTCGCGTTCGGGGCAGTGGTCGACTTCCTCGCCGGTCGCGTGAGCCGAGCCCCCGGCTGGGTCGCCGGTCACGGCCTCGAGTGGGCCTGGCGCCTCGCGCTCGAGCCCCGGCGCCTCGCCCACCGGTACCTGGTCGACGGGCCGTCGGCGTACCTCACCCTGCGCCGCTCGATCGCCCCGGCGATCGAGCGCAGGCGGGCCGTCGGCGCGGAAGGGCGGGCCGTCGGATGA
- a CDS encoding ABC transporter ATP-binding protein → MPSGIPIEITGLSKHFGPVTAVEDLSFTVQPGRVTGFLGPNGAGKTTTLRVLLGLVHASAGTATFGGTLYASLERPIETVGAALDANFHPGRTARDHLKVYATAAGLSKARVPIVLDQVGIAEFADRRVGGYSLGMRQRLALAYTLLGDPGVFVLDEPINGLDPEGIKWIRGFLQSLAREGRTVLVSSHLLSEVQQSVDEVIIISKGRLVKSGTLASLELDSAPRTIVDSPDRESLSAALDEAGLEYTEGRNGFIVAEPDPARVGHAAFLGAVELSALHRLKSGLEESFLSLVNGGEE, encoded by the coding sequence ATGCCGAGCGGCATTCCCATCGAGATCACGGGCCTGAGCAAGCACTTCGGACCGGTCACCGCCGTGGAAGACCTCAGCTTCACGGTGCAGCCCGGACGGGTCACCGGATTCCTCGGACCGAACGGCGCCGGCAAGACCACGACGCTGCGCGTGCTGCTCGGACTCGTGCACGCGAGCGCCGGCACCGCGACGTTCGGCGGCACGCTCTACGCCTCGCTCGAACGACCGATCGAGACCGTCGGCGCGGCGCTCGACGCGAACTTCCACCCGGGCCGCACGGCGCGCGACCACCTGAAGGTCTACGCGACGGCGGCCGGCCTGTCGAAGGCGCGGGTGCCGATCGTGCTCGACCAGGTGGGCATCGCCGAGTTCGCCGACCGCCGCGTCGGCGGCTACTCGCTCGGCATGCGGCAGCGGCTCGCGCTCGCGTACACGCTGCTCGGCGATCCGGGCGTGTTCGTGCTCGACGAGCCGATCAACGGCCTCGATCCCGAAGGGATCAAGTGGATCCGCGGCTTCCTGCAGAGCCTCGCCCGTGAAGGACGCACGGTGCTCGTGAGCTCGCACCTGCTCAGCGAGGTGCAGCAGAGCGTCGACGAGGTCATCATCATCTCGAAGGGGCGACTCGTGAAGAGCGGCACCCTCGCGAGCCTCGAACTCGACTCGGCGCCCCGCACGATCGTCGACTCGCCAGATCGCGAGTCGCTCTCGGCCGCCCTCGACGAGGCGGGCCTCGAGTACACCGAGGGCCGCAACGGCTTCATCGTCGCCGAGCCCGACCCCGCACGCGTCGGGCACGCCGCCTTCCTCGGCGCGGTCGAGTTGAGCGCCCTGCATCGGCTGAAATCCGGCCTTGAAGAGTCGTTCCTCTCGCTCGTCAACGGGGGTGAGGAGTGA